The Panicum hallii strain FIL2 chromosome 9, PHallii_v3.1, whole genome shotgun sequence genome has a window encoding:
- the LOC112875309 gene encoding GDSL esterase/lipase At5g03810-like, with translation MEVSSMPAAAAVMLLLLSAAATVRGQALVPGVMIFGDSVVDAGNNNRLATLVRADFPPYGRDFPATHAPTGRFCNGKLATDYTVENLGLSSYPPAYLSEEAQSNNKSLLHGANFASGAAGYLDATAALYGAISLSRQTEYFREYQSRVAASAGEQRAKALTSGSIYVVSAGTSDYVQNYYVNPVLGAAYTPDQFADALMQPFTAFVERLYSLGARRIGVTSLPPMGCLPASVTLFGGGNAGCVERLNNDSLAFNRKLGAAADAVKRRRPDLKLVVFDIYQPLLDLVNNPTSAGFFESRRACCGTGTIETSVLCHQGAPGTCSNATGYVFWDGFHPTDAANRVLADALLLQGLQLIA, from the exons ATGGAGGTGAGCTCcatgcccgcggcggcggctgtgatgctgctgctgctctcggcggcggcgaccgtgaGGGGCCAGGCGCTGGTGCCCGGCGTGATGATCTTCGGCGACTCGGTGGTGGACGCCGGCAACAACAACCGGCTGGCCACGCTGGTGCGCGCCGACTTCCCGCCCTACGGCCGTGACTTCCCGGCAACGCACGCGCCCACGGGGCGCTTCTGCAACGGCAAGCTCGCCACGGACTACACCG TGGAGAACCTGGGGCTGAGCTCGTACCCGCCGGCGTACCTGAGCGAGGAGGCGCAGAGCAACAACAAGAGCCTCCTCCACGGCGCCAACTtcgcctccggcgccgccggctACCTCGACGCCACCGCCGCGCTCTAT GGCGCGATCTCGCTGAGCCGTCAGACGGAGTACTTCCGGGAGTACCAGTCGAGGGTGGCGGCGTCGGCCGGCGAGCAGCGCGCCAAGGCGCTGACGTCGGGGTCCATTTACGTGGTGAGCGCCGGCACCAGCGACTACGTGCAGAACTACTACGTGAACCCGGTGCTGGGCGCCGCCTACACGCCCGACCAGTTCGCCGACGCGCTCATGCAGCCATTCACCGCCTTCGTCGAG CGGCTGTACAGCCTGGGCGCCCGTCGGATCGGCGTGACGTCGCTGCCGCCCATGGGGTGCCTCCCGGCGTCCGTCACCCTGTTCGGCGGCGGCAACGCTGGCTGCGTGGAGCGCCTCAACAACGACTCCCTCGCCTTCAACCGcaagctcggcgccgccgcggacgccgtcaagcgccgccgcccggaccTCAAGCTCGTCGTCTTCGACATCTACCAGCCGCTGCTCGACCTCGTCAACAACCCCACCAGCGCAG GGTTCTTCGAGTCGCGGCGGGCGTGCTGCGGGACGGGCACGATCGAGACGTCGGTGCTGTGCCACCAGGGTGCCCCGGGGACGTGCTCCAACGCCACGGGCTACGTCTTCTGGGACGGCTTCCACCCCACGGACGCCGCCAACCGGGTGCTCGCCGACGCGCTGCTGCTCCAGGGCCTGCAGCTCATTGCCTGA